The Neoarius graeffei isolate fNeoGra1 chromosome 10, fNeoGra1.pri, whole genome shotgun sequence genome has a segment encoding these proteins:
- the prok1 gene encoding prokineticin-1, whose translation MSLLILFSVLLASLNGGRCAVITGACDRDFQCGVGMCCAVSLWLRGLRMCTPQGFEGDECHPFSHKVPFLGKRQHHTCPCLPHLVCTRFPDSRYRCTKDYKSIDF comes from the exons atgagtctgcTCATCTTATTCTCAGTACTCCTTGCATCTCTGAATGGTGGCAGATGTGCTGTGATCACTGGG GCATGTGACAGGGATTTCCAGTGTGGCGTAGGGATGTGCTGTGCAGTCAGCCTGTGGCTGAGGGGCCTACGAATGTGCACGCCACAGGGGTTTGAGGGAGACGAGTGTCATCCGTTTAGTCACAAA GTACCGTTCCTTGGGAAGAGACAGCATCACACCTGCCCTTGTCTGCCTCATTTAGTCTGCACCAGATTTCCTGACAGCAGATACCGGTGTACCAAAGATTACAAAAGTATAGACTTTTAA